A genomic segment from Castor canadensis chromosome 1, mCasCan1.hap1v2, whole genome shotgun sequence encodes:
- the Ptpn5 gene encoding tyrosine-protein phosphatase non-receptor type 5 isoform X5 produces the protein MCCSERLPGLPQPVVMEVLDEAKELPDKQRAMPPPPPPSPPSEPAQKPPPGGAGSHSLTVRSSLCLFAVSQFLLACGALWLSGHGHTWLQNATDLISSSLTLLNQLGPVAWLDAGTWGVPSLLMVFLSVGLVLITTLVWHFLKARPEPPTPLPPEDRRQSVSRQPSFTYSEWMEEKVEDDFLDLDPVPETPVFDCVMDIKPEADPASLTVKSMGLQERRGSNVSLTLDMCTPGCSEEGFGHLVSPREESAHEYLLSASRILRAEELHEKALDPFLLQAEFFEIPMNFVDPKEYDIPGLVRKNRYKTILPNPHSRVCLTSSDSDDPLSSYINANYIRGYGGEEKVYIATQGPIVSTVADFWSMVWQEHTPIIVMITNIEEMNEKCTEYWPEEHVVYDGVEITVRKVIHTEDYRLRLISLRSGTEERGLKHYWFTSWPDQKTPDRAPPLLHLVQEVEEAAQQEGPHCAPIIVHCSAGIGRTGCFIATSICCQQLRHEGVVDILKTTCQLRQDRGGMIQTCEQYQFVHHVMSLYEKQLSRQSPE, from the exons GTCTTCCCCAGCCGGTAGTGATGGAGGTGCTGGATGAGGCCAAAGAGCTCCCTGACAAGCAGAGAGCTATgccaccacccccaccaccctCACCGCCCTCAGAGCCAGCTCAGAAGCCACCACCTGGAGGCGCCGGGAGCCACTCCCTCACTGTCAGGAGCAGCCTGTGCCTGTTCGCTGTCTCTCAGTTCCTG CTTGCCTGCGGGGCACTCTGGCTCAGCGGCCATGGCCACACCTGGCTGCAGAATGCCACAGACCTGATCTCCTCCTCGCTCACACTCCTGAACCAGCTGGGACCTGTG GCCTGGCTGGATGCTGGGACCTGGGGGGTCCCCAGTCTGCTGATGGTCTTTCTGTCTGTGGGCCTGGTCCTCATTACCACCCTG GTGTGGCATTTCCTGAAGGCACGCCCAGAGCCACCCACTCCGCTGCCCCCAGAGGACAGGCGCCAGTCGGTGAGCCGCCAGCCCTCCTTCACCTACTCAGAGTGGATGGAAGAGAAGGTTGAGGATGACTTCCTGGACCTGGACCCCGTGCCTGAGACACCTGTGTTTGACTGTGTGATGGACATCAAGCCTGAGGCCGACCCTGCCTCACTGACTGTCAAGTCCATGGGTCTGCAGGAGAG GAGGGGCTCCAATGTCTCCCTGACCTTGGATATGTGCACTCCGGGCTGCAGTGAGGAGGGCTTTGGCCACCTTGTGTCCCCGCGTGAGGAGTCGGCCCACGAGTACCTGCTCAGCGCCTCCCGCATCCTTCGAGCTGAGGAGCTGCATGAAAAGGCCCTGGACCCTTTCCTGCTGCAAGCCGAATTCTTT GAAATCCCTATGAACTTTGTGGATCCGAAAGAATATGACATCCCTGGGCTGGTGCGGAAGAACCGGTACAAAACCATCCTGCCCA ATCCTCACAGCAGAGTGTGTCTGACCTCATCAGACTCCGATGACCCTCTGAGTAGCTACATCAACGCCAACTACATCCGG GGATATGGTGGAGAGGAGAAGGTGTATATCGCCACGCAGGGACCCATCGTCAGCACAGTTGCCGACTTCTGGAGCATGGTGTGGCAGGAGCACACACCCATCATTGTCATGATCACCAACATCGAGGAGATGAATGAG AAATGTACCGAGTATTGGCCAGAGGAGCATGTGGTGTATGATGGCGTGGAGATCACTGTGCGGAAAGTCATTCACACTGAGGATTACCGACTGCGACTCATCTCCCTCAGG AGCGGGACTGAAGAACGAGGCCTGAAGCATTACTGGTTCACATCCTGGCCTGACCAGAAGACCCCAGACAGGGCACCCCCACTCCTGCACCTGGTACAGGAGGTGGAGGAGGCAGCCCAGCAGGAGGGGCCCCACTGTGCCCCCATCATTGTCCACTGCAG TGCAGGGATTGGGAGGACCGGCTGCTTTATTGCTACCAGCATCTGCTGCCAGCAACTGCGGCATGAGGGCGTGGTTGACATCCTGAAGACCACGTGCCAGCTCCGTCAAGACAG GGGTGGCATGATCCAGACGTGCGAGCAGTACCAGTTTGTGCATCACGTCATGAGCCTCTATGAGAAACAGCTGTCCCGCCAATCCCCAGAGTGA
- the Ptpn5 gene encoding tyrosine-protein phosphatase non-receptor type 5 isoform X4 — protein sequence MKLEGARSERENHTADDSEGGTLDMCCSERLPGLPQPVVMEVLDEAKELPDKQRAMPPPPPPSPPSEPAQKPPPGGAGSHSLTVRSSLCLFAVSQFLLACGALWLSGHGHTWLQNATDLISSSLTLLNQLGPVAWLDAGTWGVPSLLMVFLSVGLVLITTLVWHFLKARPEPPTPLPPEDRRQSVSRQPSFTYSEWMEEKVEDDFLDLDPVPETPVFDCVMDIKPEADPASLTVKSMGLQERRGSNVSLTLDMCTPGCSEEGFGHLVSPREESAHEYLLSASRILRAEELHEKALDPFLLQAEFFEIPMNFVDPKEYDIPGLVRKNRYKTILPNPHSRVCLTSSDSDDPLSSYINANYIRGYGGEEKVYIATQGPIVSTVADFWSMVWQEHTPIIVMITNIEEMNEKCTEYWPEEHVVYDGVEITVRKVIHTEDYRLRLISLRSGTEERGLKHYWFTSWPDQKTPDRAPPLLHLVQEVEEAAQQEGPHCAPIIVHCSAGIGRTGCFIATSICCQQLRHEGVVDILKTTCQLRQDRGGMIQTCEQYQFVHHVMSLYEKQLSRQSPE from the exons GTCTTCCCCAGCCGGTAGTGATGGAGGTGCTGGATGAGGCCAAAGAGCTCCCTGACAAGCAGAGAGCTATgccaccacccccaccaccctCACCGCCCTCAGAGCCAGCTCAGAAGCCACCACCTGGAGGCGCCGGGAGCCACTCCCTCACTGTCAGGAGCAGCCTGTGCCTGTTCGCTGTCTCTCAGTTCCTG CTTGCCTGCGGGGCACTCTGGCTCAGCGGCCATGGCCACACCTGGCTGCAGAATGCCACAGACCTGATCTCCTCCTCGCTCACACTCCTGAACCAGCTGGGACCTGTG GCCTGGCTGGATGCTGGGACCTGGGGGGTCCCCAGTCTGCTGATGGTCTTTCTGTCTGTGGGCCTGGTCCTCATTACCACCCTG GTGTGGCATTTCCTGAAGGCACGCCCAGAGCCACCCACTCCGCTGCCCCCAGAGGACAGGCGCCAGTCGGTGAGCCGCCAGCCCTCCTTCACCTACTCAGAGTGGATGGAAGAGAAGGTTGAGGATGACTTCCTGGACCTGGACCCCGTGCCTGAGACACCTGTGTTTGACTGTGTGATGGACATCAAGCCTGAGGCCGACCCTGCCTCACTGACTGTCAAGTCCATGGGTCTGCAGGAGAG GAGGGGCTCCAATGTCTCCCTGACCTTGGATATGTGCACTCCGGGCTGCAGTGAGGAGGGCTTTGGCCACCTTGTGTCCCCGCGTGAGGAGTCGGCCCACGAGTACCTGCTCAGCGCCTCCCGCATCCTTCGAGCTGAGGAGCTGCATGAAAAGGCCCTGGACCCTTTCCTGCTGCAAGCCGAATTCTTT GAAATCCCTATGAACTTTGTGGATCCGAAAGAATATGACATCCCTGGGCTGGTGCGGAAGAACCGGTACAAAACCATCCTGCCCA ATCCTCACAGCAGAGTGTGTCTGACCTCATCAGACTCCGATGACCCTCTGAGTAGCTACATCAACGCCAACTACATCCGG GGATATGGTGGAGAGGAGAAGGTGTATATCGCCACGCAGGGACCCATCGTCAGCACAGTTGCCGACTTCTGGAGCATGGTGTGGCAGGAGCACACACCCATCATTGTCATGATCACCAACATCGAGGAGATGAATGAG AAATGTACCGAGTATTGGCCAGAGGAGCATGTGGTGTATGATGGCGTGGAGATCACTGTGCGGAAAGTCATTCACACTGAGGATTACCGACTGCGACTCATCTCCCTCAGG AGCGGGACTGAAGAACGAGGCCTGAAGCATTACTGGTTCACATCCTGGCCTGACCAGAAGACCCCAGACAGGGCACCCCCACTCCTGCACCTGGTACAGGAGGTGGAGGAGGCAGCCCAGCAGGAGGGGCCCCACTGTGCCCCCATCATTGTCCACTGCAG TGCAGGGATTGGGAGGACCGGCTGCTTTATTGCTACCAGCATCTGCTGCCAGCAACTGCGGCATGAGGGCGTGGTTGACATCCTGAAGACCACGTGCCAGCTCCGTCAAGACAG GGGTGGCATGATCCAGACGTGCGAGCAGTACCAGTTTGTGCATCACGTCATGAGCCTCTATGAGAAACAGCTGTCCCGCCAATCCCCAGAGTGA
- the Ptpn5 gene encoding tyrosine-protein phosphatase non-receptor type 5 isoform X3, whose amino-acid sequence MREAELQERSERENHTADDSEGGTLDMCCSERLPGLPQPVVMEVLDEAKELPDKQRAMPPPPPPSPPSEPAQKPPPGGAGSHSLTVRSSLCLFAVSQFLLACGALWLSGHGHTWLQNATDLISSSLTLLNQLGPVAWLDAGTWGVPSLLMVFLSVGLVLITTLVWHFLKARPEPPTPLPPEDRRQSVSRQPSFTYSEWMEEKVEDDFLDLDPVPETPVFDCVMDIKPEADPASLTVKSMGLQERRGSNVSLTLDMCTPGCSEEGFGHLVSPREESAHEYLLSASRILRAEELHEKALDPFLLQAEFFEIPMNFVDPKEYDIPGLVRKNRYKTILPNPHSRVCLTSSDSDDPLSSYINANYIRGYGGEEKVYIATQGPIVSTVADFWSMVWQEHTPIIVMITNIEEMNEKCTEYWPEEHVVYDGVEITVRKVIHTEDYRLRLISLRSGTEERGLKHYWFTSWPDQKTPDRAPPLLHLVQEVEEAAQQEGPHCAPIIVHCSAGIGRTGCFIATSICCQQLRHEGVVDILKTTCQLRQDRGGMIQTCEQYQFVHHVMSLYEKQLSRQSPE is encoded by the exons GTCTTCCCCAGCCGGTAGTGATGGAGGTGCTGGATGAGGCCAAAGAGCTCCCTGACAAGCAGAGAGCTATgccaccacccccaccaccctCACCGCCCTCAGAGCCAGCTCAGAAGCCACCACCTGGAGGCGCCGGGAGCCACTCCCTCACTGTCAGGAGCAGCCTGTGCCTGTTCGCTGTCTCTCAGTTCCTG CTTGCCTGCGGGGCACTCTGGCTCAGCGGCCATGGCCACACCTGGCTGCAGAATGCCACAGACCTGATCTCCTCCTCGCTCACACTCCTGAACCAGCTGGGACCTGTG GCCTGGCTGGATGCTGGGACCTGGGGGGTCCCCAGTCTGCTGATGGTCTTTCTGTCTGTGGGCCTGGTCCTCATTACCACCCTG GTGTGGCATTTCCTGAAGGCACGCCCAGAGCCACCCACTCCGCTGCCCCCAGAGGACAGGCGCCAGTCGGTGAGCCGCCAGCCCTCCTTCACCTACTCAGAGTGGATGGAAGAGAAGGTTGAGGATGACTTCCTGGACCTGGACCCCGTGCCTGAGACACCTGTGTTTGACTGTGTGATGGACATCAAGCCTGAGGCCGACCCTGCCTCACTGACTGTCAAGTCCATGGGTCTGCAGGAGAG GAGGGGCTCCAATGTCTCCCTGACCTTGGATATGTGCACTCCGGGCTGCAGTGAGGAGGGCTTTGGCCACCTTGTGTCCCCGCGTGAGGAGTCGGCCCACGAGTACCTGCTCAGCGCCTCCCGCATCCTTCGAGCTGAGGAGCTGCATGAAAAGGCCCTGGACCCTTTCCTGCTGCAAGCCGAATTCTTT GAAATCCCTATGAACTTTGTGGATCCGAAAGAATATGACATCCCTGGGCTGGTGCGGAAGAACCGGTACAAAACCATCCTGCCCA ATCCTCACAGCAGAGTGTGTCTGACCTCATCAGACTCCGATGACCCTCTGAGTAGCTACATCAACGCCAACTACATCCGG GGATATGGTGGAGAGGAGAAGGTGTATATCGCCACGCAGGGACCCATCGTCAGCACAGTTGCCGACTTCTGGAGCATGGTGTGGCAGGAGCACACACCCATCATTGTCATGATCACCAACATCGAGGAGATGAATGAG AAATGTACCGAGTATTGGCCAGAGGAGCATGTGGTGTATGATGGCGTGGAGATCACTGTGCGGAAAGTCATTCACACTGAGGATTACCGACTGCGACTCATCTCCCTCAGG AGCGGGACTGAAGAACGAGGCCTGAAGCATTACTGGTTCACATCCTGGCCTGACCAGAAGACCCCAGACAGGGCACCCCCACTCCTGCACCTGGTACAGGAGGTGGAGGAGGCAGCCCAGCAGGAGGGGCCCCACTGTGCCCCCATCATTGTCCACTGCAG TGCAGGGATTGGGAGGACCGGCTGCTTTATTGCTACCAGCATCTGCTGCCAGCAACTGCGGCATGAGGGCGTGGTTGACATCCTGAAGACCACGTGCCAGCTCCGTCAAGACAG GGGTGGCATGATCCAGACGTGCGAGCAGTACCAGTTTGTGCATCACGTCATGAGCCTCTATGAGAAACAGCTGTCCCGCCAATCCCCAGAGTGA